In Caproiciproducens sp. NJN-50, the following are encoded in one genomic region:
- a CDS encoding UxaA family hydrolase, giving the protein MEFLGYRRPDGKAGVRNKVLILPASICASDTAGIVAQQVEGTVTFHNQNGCSQVPSDMQLTMDVMAGMAANPNVYGTVVISLGCETCQMDLVTEEIRKRTNKPLERFVIQENHGTITTVEKASRAARAMVAEASMQQRIPIPVSELVVATECGGSDQTSGLVSNPLIGEMCDRLVDLGATAVLSETTEFIGAEHILARRARTPVVKDRIYDIVHRYENALKLVGEDVREGNPSPGNMAGGLTTLEEKSLGCIHKGGHRPIEEVYDYAKPMSRKGLVIMDTPGNDPSSVAGMAAGGAQLVVFSTGRGTPTGNPIVPVIKITANQDTYHCMEDNIDCDVSVLLTQPERMGEFAERLLRTVVETADGKRTKSEILGLEEMAIARVCNYV; this is encoded by the coding sequence TTGGAATTTCTGGGATATCGGAGACCGGATGGCAAAGCAGGAGTCCGAAACAAAGTCCTGATTCTTCCTGCCAGCATTTGCGCTTCAGACACAGCCGGAATCGTTGCTCAGCAGGTTGAGGGGACCGTAACGTTTCACAATCAAAACGGCTGTTCGCAGGTACCGAGCGATATGCAGCTGACGATGGACGTGATGGCCGGGATGGCCGCCAACCCGAATGTTTACGGTACCGTCGTCATTTCGCTGGGATGTGAAACATGCCAGATGGACCTGGTTACGGAGGAAATCCGGAAAAGAACGAACAAACCGTTGGAGCGTTTTGTGATACAGGAAAATCACGGAACCATCACTACGGTGGAAAAGGCCTCCAGAGCCGCCAGAGCAATGGTGGCGGAAGCCTCCATGCAGCAGAGAATCCCCATCCCGGTTTCGGAACTGGTTGTTGCGACGGAATGCGGAGGATCCGACCAGACCAGTGGTCTGGTGTCCAATCCGCTGATTGGAGAAATGTGTGACCGGCTGGTCGATTTGGGAGCGACGGCGGTTCTTTCCGAAACGACGGAGTTTATCGGCGCGGAACACATTCTTGCACGCCGTGCCCGGACCCCGGTGGTGAAGGATCGCATTTATGACATTGTGCATCGGTATGAAAACGCTTTGAAGCTGGTCGGTGAGGATGTGCGCGAAGGAAATCCTTCTCCCGGAAACATGGCGGGCGGGCTGACCACGCTGGAGGAAAAATCCCTGGGCTGCATTCATAAAGGCGGCCACCGGCCGATTGAAGAAGTCTACGACTATGCAAAACCGATGAGCCGGAAGGGCCTGGTCATTATGGACACGCCGGGGAACGATCCTTCGTCCGTCGCCGGGATGGCGGCCGGCGGCGCACAGCTTGTGGTGTTTTCCACAGGGCGGGGAACACCCACCGGAAATCCTATTGTCCCTGTGATTAAGATCACGGCGAATCAGGATACATACCACTGCATGGAGGATAACATCGACTGCGATGTAAGCGTGCTTCTCACTCAGCCGGAGCGCATGGGCGAATTCGCCGAACGGCTGCTTCGGACGGTTGTGGAAACGGCGGACGGCAAGCGGACGAAGTCGGAGATTCTGGGACTGGAGGAAATGGCGATTGCAAGGGTTTGCAATTATGTATGA
- a CDS encoding energy-coupling factor ABC transporter ATP-binding protein — MKDGENPIFELEGVSFSYPGCQPVLDDVRFTICKGERVCILGANGCGKSTLLKLLSGLLSPQKGIFRAFHNVVSERDWNDDHFSGKYHRQVGFIFQNPDVQLFCSTVEDEIAFGLLQQKLDPETVRSRISDISALLGIENLLGKTPYKLSGGEKKKVALASVLVMNPEVLILDEPTNGLDPRTQVWLIRLLNSLGEAGKTIITSTHNLELVSKISDRGILFSEEHKIAADSRIDDLIGNIDLLKSVNLVDEYYGI; from the coding sequence ATGAAAGACGGAGAAAATCCAATCTTTGAGCTGGAGGGAGTCTCTTTTTCCTATCCTGGCTGCCAGCCGGTCCTGGACGACGTCCGGTTCACGATCTGCAAAGGGGAGCGCGTATGTATTCTCGGCGCGAACGGATGCGGCAAATCAACACTGCTGAAATTGCTGTCGGGCTTGCTTTCTCCTCAGAAAGGGATCTTTCGCGCCTTTCACAATGTGGTATCGGAGAGAGATTGGAATGACGATCATTTTTCCGGAAAGTATCACCGTCAGGTAGGTTTTATCTTTCAGAATCCGGACGTACAGCTTTTTTGCAGCACGGTGGAGGATGAAATAGCGTTCGGCCTGCTGCAGCAAAAGCTTGATCCGGAAACAGTCAGAAGCAGAATCAGTGACATTTCCGCGCTGCTCGGCATAGAAAATCTGTTGGGAAAGACTCCCTATAAACTCAGCGGGGGGGAGAAGAAGAAGGTCGCTTTGGCTTCCGTGCTTGTGATGAATCCCGAAGTCCTGATTTTGGACGAGCCGACAAACGGTCTGGATCCCAGAACCCAGGTCTGGCTGATCCGTCTTTTGAATTCTTTGGGAGAAGCTGGAAAAACGATCATCACCTCAACGCACAATTTGGAACTTGTTTCAAAAATATCGGATCGCGGAATCCTGTTTTCAGAAGAACATAAAATTGCGGCCGATTCCCGGATTGACGATCTGATTGGAAACATTGATCTGCTGAAATCCGTCAATCTTGTTGATGAATATTACGGAATCTGA
- the cbiM gene encoding cobalt transporter CbiM gives MHVPDGYLGPQTTVPGFVVMLPTWAAAFKKVKAKLQKKNIPTLALCSAFSFLTMMFNAPVVGGSSAHAVGAVLIAILLGPWAATVCVSTALLIQALVFGDGGILAYGVNCLNMAVIMPFTGYYLYKLFAGSSKIGSSRNLAASFFGSYLGLNLAAFCASLEFGIQPLLFQGGAGHPLYCPYPLSVSIPSMMTAHLLIAGPIEGILTAAAVAYIAKVTPQIFSGNGSPTGLGKVSFFQKYRNLLIPIIVMVVLTPLGLIATGTAWGEWGTDEIKDALGYIPQGLASMSDRWNAIMPDYSLPVLGDGQVGSIAGYILSALVGILLISFLIFLMSRLITKNKKGTGQK, from the coding sequence ATGCATGTTCCAGACGGCTATTTGGGCCCGCAGACTACGGTCCCCGGATTTGTTGTCATGCTTCCCACCTGGGCGGCTGCTTTTAAGAAAGTAAAAGCAAAGCTTCAGAAAAAAAATATTCCAACGCTTGCGCTTTGCTCCGCGTTTTCTTTTCTGACGATGATGTTTAATGCTCCGGTGGTGGGGGGGAGCTCCGCGCATGCCGTCGGGGCGGTGCTGATTGCCATTCTGTTGGGACCCTGGGCGGCAACAGTGTGCGTTTCCACGGCTTTATTGATTCAGGCGCTTGTCTTTGGGGACGGGGGAATCCTCGCTTACGGCGTCAATTGCCTGAATATGGCGGTCATTATGCCTTTTACGGGGTATTATCTTTATAAATTGTTTGCAGGCAGCTCAAAAATCGGCAGTTCACGGAATCTGGCCGCTTCCTTTTTTGGAAGTTATCTGGGACTGAATCTGGCGGCCTTCTGTGCTTCTCTGGAGTTTGGAATACAGCCGCTTCTGTTCCAGGGTGGAGCCGGCCATCCGCTGTATTGCCCTTATCCGCTCTCTGTCTCGATTCCTTCGATGATGACCGCCCATTTACTGATAGCCGGACCGATCGAGGGAATTCTTACGGCAGCGGCGGTCGCCTATATCGCCAAGGTGACTCCACAGATCTTTTCCGGCAATGGGTCGCCGACAGGACTTGGAAAAGTTTCCTTTTTTCAAAAATACCGCAATCTTCTCATCCCGATCATAGTCATGGTGGTTCTTACACCGCTGGGCCTGATCGCCACGGGGACCGCCTGGGGCGAATGGGGGACGGATGAAATCAAAGACGCCCTCGGTTACATTCCGCAGGGGCTGGCTTCCATGTCGGACAGGTGGAACGCGATCATGCCCGATTATTCGCTGCCTGTGCTTGGGGACGGTCAGGTTGGTTCTATCGCCGGTTACATACTTTCGGCGTTGGTCGGCATCCTTCTGATTTCCTTCCTGATTTTCCTGATGTCCAGACTGATTACAAAAAACAAGAAAGGCACCGGGCAAAAATAG
- the cbiQ gene encoding cobalt ECF transporter T component CbiQ: protein MQQSGCGNRIPEWLLKNEDGSFGDHPGSKTHFLRRTLKNISGVVENELYCEKYAAKDNFLQIVDPRVKLCVFLVFIAFGSMTGNMAVLTILSVIPLVYAGLSGIPAKTFFRRIWLVVPLAVFLVSLPGVSSLLIKGRPLFYVTGPGCFGIRDGIYFSSGGLKTAFRLMFRTGISLSFAFLLFLTTRWSKITAGLEAMHIPSIVTSILNMTYRYLFLLAEIAQEMMEARSLRTLGKLKSSDNRRFMAHSAAYLFLKGHGMSEEIYEAMCCRGYTGESTGLLDLKMEWRDGVFLVINAAILFLLIVGEHVK from the coding sequence ATGCAGCAAAGCGGATGCGGAAACAGGATTCCGGAATGGCTTTTGAAGAACGAGGATGGCTCCTTCGGGGACCATCCCGGTTCCAAAACGCATTTTCTGCGTAGAACGTTGAAAAATATATCCGGCGTCGTTGAGAATGAACTGTACTGTGAAAAATATGCGGCGAAGGACAATTTTCTTCAGATCGTTGATCCCAGAGTCAAGCTGTGCGTTTTTCTTGTCTTCATTGCCTTTGGCAGCATGACGGGCAATATGGCTGTTTTGACAATTCTTTCCGTGATTCCGCTTGTGTACGCGGGACTGTCGGGAATACCGGCAAAGACTTTTTTCAGACGGATCTGGCTGGTTGTTCCTCTGGCGGTCTTTCTTGTCTCGCTGCCGGGAGTCAGCAGTTTGCTGATAAAAGGCCGTCCCCTTTTTTATGTGACCGGACCCGGTTGCTTTGGAATCAGGGACGGCATCTATTTCAGCTCAGGAGGGTTGAAAACGGCCTTCCGGCTCATGTTTCGGACGGGAATTTCTCTATCCTTCGCTTTCCTGCTCTTTCTGACAACCAGATGGTCGAAAATCACCGCCGGGTTGGAAGCCATGCATATCCCATCCATTGTTACTTCGATCTTGAACATGACTTATCGCTATCTCTTCTTATTGGCCGAAATTGCTCAGGAAATGATGGAAGCCAGATCCCTTCGCACTCTGGGTAAGCTGAAATCTTCGGATAACCGTCGGTTTATGGCGCACAGCGCCGCGTATTTGTTTTTGAAAGGACACGGCATGAGCGAAGAAATCTATGAGGCCATGTGCTGCCGCGGCTATACGGGAGAGTCGACTGGGCTTCTTGATCTTAAGATGGAATGGAGAGACGGTGTCTTCCTTGTCATCAATGCTGCGATATTATTTCTGTTAATTGTGGGGGAACATGTCAAGTGA
- a CDS encoding enolase C-terminal domain-like protein — protein MSNVVITGIEVEDKRFLLEDGAGSDAVHTVPQYAYAVCKLKTEKNMEGIGIAFTLGNGNDLVCRAIQYLSESLAGKEIHELMSEFGKVFAELADSPCYRWLGPHKGVVHLALASITNACFDLWAKSQGVPLWKLLTDLTPEEVIRLLDFRYMEDAMTAGDALQILKTAEEGKEERKKVLSTGYSGYDTSVGWFNYSDEIVVENTKKAIEKGFTAMKLKVGSKDPERDIRRAALIRRVAGTKATIMLDANQQWTLTEAVRIIGRLKEIDPYWVEEPTDPDDVLGHQTLARAIYPTRIALGEHVPNKVMFKNFLQANAMSFNQVDAVRVGGISEFILISLLSRKYHVPVIPHVGDMGQIHQHMVLFNHISVGHPSLFLEYIPHLREYFKYPAQVVNGRYMVPQEPGNSCDFV, from the coding sequence ATGAGCAATGTTGTCATAACGGGCATAGAAGTCGAAGATAAGCGCTTTCTGCTGGAAGACGGCGCCGGGTCGGACGCAGTACATACCGTCCCGCAATACGCTTACGCCGTATGCAAACTGAAAACTGAAAAAAATATGGAAGGGATCGGAATTGCCTTTACTTTAGGGAACGGAAACGACCTGGTCTGCAGGGCGATCCAATATCTCTCGGAATCTCTGGCAGGGAAAGAGATTCATGAACTGATGAGCGAATTTGGCAAGGTGTTTGCCGAACTTGCCGACTCACCCTGTTATCGCTGGCTGGGACCCCATAAGGGCGTGGTTCATCTTGCCTTGGCAAGCATCACCAATGCCTGCTTTGATCTCTGGGCAAAATCCCAGGGTGTCCCGCTTTGGAAACTGCTGACGGACCTGACCCCCGAAGAAGTGATCCGGCTTCTGGATTTTCGCTATATGGAAGACGCGATGACGGCCGGGGACGCGCTGCAGATCCTGAAAACGGCGGAAGAGGGAAAAGAAGAGCGCAAAAAAGTTCTTTCGACAGGGTATTCCGGCTACGATACCTCGGTGGGATGGTTTAACTATTCGGATGAGATCGTGGTTGAAAACACAAAAAAAGCGATTGAAAAAGGCTTCACCGCCATGAAGCTCAAGGTTGGTTCCAAAGACCCGGAAAGGGACATCCGGCGCGCGGCGCTGATCCGCAGGGTTGCGGGAACGAAGGCCACGATCATGCTGGATGCGAATCAGCAATGGACGCTGACGGAGGCCGTCCGGATCATTGGAAGGCTGAAAGAAATCGATCCCTACTGGGTCGAAGAGCCGACGGACCCGGATGATGTTCTCGGCCACCAGACTTTAGCCAGAGCGATTTATCCAACCCGCATCGCACTGGGCGAGCATGTCCCCAATAAAGTGATGTTCAAGAACTTTTTGCAGGCGAATGCGATGAGCTTTAATCAGGTGGACGCGGTGAGAGTCGGCGGGATCTCCGAATTTATCCTGATCAGCCTGTTATCCAGAAAGTATCATGTTCCGGTGATTCCCCACGTGGGCGATATGGGGCAGATTCATCAGCATATGGTGCTCTTTAACCACATCAGCGTAGGCCATCCAAGTCTCTTCCTGGAATACATTCCCCATCTGCGTGAATATTTTAAATATCCGGCGCAGGTTGTGAACGGAAGATACATGGTACCCCAGGAACCGGGCAATTCTTGTGATTTTGTGTGA
- a CDS encoding dihydrodipicolinate synthase family protein: protein MDAVYFTPAITLFHEDGRLDLVSQKKLYDNLIENGIDGILVEGSSSEFFAMNMEQRKTMAKFAIDAICSRVKLVIGTTSMVADETVSFSNFCLKNGADAVMILPPYYFQFGSEALFQYYDRLASMIDGPMYLYNFPQNTGCTIPAETVLELAEAHGNIIGIKDTIAGMDHTRMLIELVKGKIPSFEIYSGYDDNFAHNVLSGGNGCIGSLSNVVPAVCADWVKAIRKNDIEGIAKGQKIINRLMRLYTIRSPFLPVLKEALKLQGVATSSTSTFPMPDATAEDDAKILELLRPGCNGF from the coding sequence ATGGATGCAGTTTACTTCACGCCTGCCATTACATTGTTTCATGAAGATGGCAGATTGGATCTTGTAAGCCAGAAGAAACTGTATGACAATTTGATTGAAAACGGTATTGACGGCATTTTGGTGGAAGGAAGCAGCAGTGAATTCTTCGCAATGAATATGGAACAAAGAAAAACGATGGCGAAGTTTGCAATTGATGCGATTTGCAGCCGCGTAAAATTAGTGATTGGAACAACCAGCATGGTGGCGGACGAGACGGTGTCATTTTCAAACTTCTGTCTGAAAAACGGCGCTGATGCTGTCATGATTTTACCCCCATACTATTTTCAGTTTGGCAGTGAAGCGTTGTTCCAGTACTATGACCGACTGGCATCCATGATCGACGGTCCAATGTATCTGTACAATTTCCCACAGAATACAGGATGCACGATTCCGGCGGAAACCGTTCTGGAACTTGCCGAAGCCCACGGTAATATTATCGGGATAAAGGATACGATTGCCGGAATGGACCACACCCGAATGCTGATCGAGCTTGTCAAGGGCAAAATTCCTTCATTTGAAATTTATTCCGGTTATGATGACAATTTTGCGCACAATGTTTTATCCGGCGGCAATGGCTGCATTGGTTCCCTTTCGAACGTTGTGCCGGCGGTATGTGCGGATTGGGTCAAAGCGATCAGGAAAAACGATATTGAGGGAATCGCGAAAGGACAGAAAATCATTAACCGTTTGATGCGCCTTTACACCATACGCAGTCCGTTCCTTCCCGTTTTGAAAGAGGCACTGAAGCTGCAGGGCGTGGCAACCAGCAGCACCAGCACCTTTCCCATGCCGGATGCTACGGCGGAAGATGATGCGAAAATATTGGAGCTTCTGAGACCGGGATGCAATGGCTTCTGA
- a CDS encoding C4-dicarboxylate TRAP transporter substrate-binding protein — protein sequence MKSKRKMKRALAIVLAAAMTLTLGACGSPSGTSGASSSGASNAAANSAGSKDKVVIQVAYENNPGEPVDAAAKEWQKLIAEKSNGTMEIKLFPSSQLGSKTDLIDQIVMGEPIITICDGSFLAEYGAPELAIVSAPYVFQNFDQCWKLIKTDWWSQQADLLAQKGVHIVTTNWIFGERNIMTTKPVKTIGDMKGLILRTPNTPSYMKAFQLMGAAPTAMAIGDVYTALQQGTIDGLENTFTTLYGGAYYEVAKYITMTKHVEMFAQWICSEKWFDGLTKEQQQILAETGDQAGLKNNDLQTNGTEDYMNKMKDKGVTIIDLSDAERAKFEEASAALYKDSTITKDWRNDLYGYIQGLVK from the coding sequence ATGAAAAGTAAGAGGAAAATGAAAAGAGCACTTGCGATTGTACTGGCAGCTGCGATGACTCTGACGCTGGGGGCCTGCGGTTCGCCATCCGGCACCTCCGGTGCGTCGAGCAGCGGCGCATCGAACGCCGCCGCGAATTCTGCCGGCAGCAAAGACAAAGTGGTGATTCAGGTGGCCTATGAAAACAACCCCGGTGAGCCGGTGGATGCCGCAGCGAAAGAATGGCAGAAGCTGATTGCGGAAAAAAGCAACGGGACCATGGAAATTAAACTGTTCCCCTCCAGCCAGTTGGGGTCCAAAACAGACCTGATTGATCAGATCGTCATGGGGGAACCGATCATTACCATTTGCGACGGGTCCTTTCTGGCGGAATACGGCGCTCCGGAGTTGGCCATTGTTTCCGCTCCCTATGTTTTCCAGAATTTTGACCAGTGCTGGAAACTGATTAAGACGGACTGGTGGAGCCAGCAGGCGGATCTGCTTGCACAAAAGGGCGTTCATATTGTCACCACCAACTGGATTTTTGGCGAGAGAAACATCATGACGACGAAGCCGGTGAAAACCATTGGCGACATGAAAGGCCTGATCCTTCGCACGCCGAATACTCCTTCCTACATGAAAGCGTTCCAGTTGATGGGTGCCGCGCCTACGGCGATGGCAATCGGAGACGTTTACACTGCACTTCAGCAGGGAACGATCGACGGGCTTGAAAATACTTTTACCACCCTGTACGGCGGCGCCTATTATGAAGTGGCAAAATACATCACCATGACGAAGCACGTTGAAATGTTTGCGCAGTGGATCTGCAGCGAAAAATGGTTTGACGGCCTTACAAAAGAACAGCAGCAGATTCTGGCTGAGACGGGCGATCAGGCTGGCCTGAAAAATAATGACCTGCAGACCAACGGCACAGAGGATTACATGAACAAAATGAAGGATAAAGGCGTCACGATCATTGATCTCAGCGACGCGGAGCGGGCCAAGTTTGAGGAAGCTTCCGCAGCGCTGTACAAGGATTCCACCATTACGAAAGACTGGCGCAACGATCTCTATGGTTACATCCAGGGTTTGGTTAAATAA
- a CDS encoding UxaA family hydrolase, with protein sequence MVAVLIDPKDNVAVVLDSVKEGQEVFCRNGAIQLSIKAKSDVPRYHKISVCKIGKGDAIVKYGEHIGVAAEEIEAGVHVHLQNVQSRREAL encoded by the coding sequence TTGGTCGCAGTTTTAATTGACCCAAAGGATAATGTGGCGGTTGTATTGGACAGCGTAAAAGAGGGGCAGGAGGTGTTTTGCAGGAACGGGGCGATTCAGTTAAGCATAAAAGCAAAAAGCGACGTTCCACGTTATCATAAAATATCGGTCTGCAAAATCGGAAAAGGCGACGCGATCGTAAAGTACGGCGAACACATCGGCGTTGCGGCAGAGGAGATCGAAGCGGGAGTACACGTTCATCTTCAAAATGTGCAGAGTCGGCGGGAAGCGCTGTAA
- a CDS encoding TRAP transporter small permease, whose product MKKRVLKILGNLDITVSGITAVALIILTFAGVIRRYVFRDPITWMEEMQMIMFVWVIFLAAGAAFRTGGHIAIEIVVDSLPKKAKRAVEFIDVFLELLILIYLFLQSGIYYLQLMSTGKLTTLLRIPYSFAYVAVPLGCFLMIVSLLFTEISGRLAKRKREDEEKL is encoded by the coding sequence ATGAAAAAACGTGTGTTGAAGATTCTGGGGAACTTGGACATCACGGTGTCTGGAATTACGGCCGTAGCGCTGATTATTCTGACGTTTGCAGGCGTGATCAGGCGATACGTATTCCGTGACCCCATCACTTGGATGGAAGAGATGCAGATGATCATGTTTGTCTGGGTAATTTTTCTGGCGGCAGGTGCCGCGTTTCGCACCGGCGGACACATTGCCATTGAAATCGTGGTGGATTCCCTGCCGAAAAAAGCCAAACGGGCGGTCGAATTCATTGATGTTTTTCTTGAACTTCTGATCCTTATTTACCTGTTTCTCCAAAGCGGCATTTATTATTTGCAGCTGATGTCGACCGGCAAACTCACAACTCTGCTGCGCATTCCTTACAGTTTTGCGTATGTTGCCGTTCCGCTGGGGTGTTTCCTGATGATTGTCAGCCTTCTTTTTACGGAAATCAGCGGGCGTCTTGCAAAACGCAAGAGAGAGGATGAGGAAAAGCTATGA
- the crcB gene encoding fluoride efflux transporter CrcB, translated as MKLSRIIIVGLGGFLGAALRYIISNATAKYFGDFPVGTLIVNILGGFLMGFLMEASTSLWTVSPNTRIFLTTGILGGLTTFSTFSYETISFLTDGDYLAGGVNAGLNLFSALFACWLGKIAAQLI; from the coding sequence GTGAAATTGAGCAGAATTATCATTGTCGGACTGGGCGGTTTTCTCGGTGCCGCACTCCGTTACATCATTTCTAACGCAACGGCAAAATATTTCGGTGATTTTCCTGTCGGAACTTTAATCGTCAACATCCTCGGCGGATTTTTGATGGGATTTCTCATGGAGGCAAGTACCAGCCTATGGACTGTTTCACCGAATACCAGGATCTTTTTAACGACCGGAATTCTGGGAGGACTCACAACGTTTTCCACCTTCAGTTATGAAACCATCTCTTTTTTAACGGATGGGGACTATCTGGCCGGTGGAGTGAACGCAGGCCTGAACCTGTTTTCCGCTTTGTTTGCCTGCTGGCTTGGAAAGATCGCCGCGCAATTGATATAA